One window of Nostoc sp. C052 genomic DNA carries:
- the psaJ gene encoding photosystem I reaction center subunit IX — protein sequence MADKGDQSSYLIKFISTAPVAATIWLTITAGILIEFNRFFPDLLFHPLS from the coding sequence ATGGCAGACAAAGGCGACCAATCATCTTATTTGATTAAATTCATTTCCACGGCACCTGTGGCAGCTACCATCTGGCTGACCATCACAGCAGGTATCTTGATTGAATTCAACCGCTTTTTCCCCGACCTCCTTTTTCACCCACTGTCATAA
- a CDS encoding photosystem I reaction center protein subunit XI — MAQAVDASKNLPGDPRNREVVFPAFGDPQLGNLETPVNSSPLIKGFINNLPAYRPGLTPARRGLEVGQAHGYLLFGPFAKLGPLRDTANANLAGLLGAIGLVVLLTACLSLYASSNPAKALPSVTVPNPPADAFNSKESWNNFTSSFLIGGIGGAVVAYFLTSNLALIQGLFG; from the coding sequence ATGGCACAAGCAGTAGATGCATCAAAGAATCTCCCTGGCGATCCCAGAAATCGGGAAGTTGTTTTTCCCGCATTTGGCGATCCACAGCTAGGGAACCTAGAAACCCCAGTTAATTCTTCTCCCTTGATCAAGGGATTCATCAATAATTTACCTGCCTATCGTCCAGGTCTGACTCCTGCCAGACGTGGTTTAGAAGTTGGTCAAGCTCATGGTTACTTGCTATTTGGCCCCTTTGCTAAATTAGGCCCACTGCGGGACACAGCTAATGCTAACTTAGCTGGGTTACTGGGAGCTATCGGCTTGGTTGTTTTGCTCACCGCTTGTTTGTCACTGTATGCCAGTAGCAATCCTGCCAAAGCACTTCCTAGTGTTACCGTACCCAATCCTCCAGCAGATGCTTTTAATTCTAAAGAAAGCTGGAATAATTTTACCAGTTCTTTCTTGATTGGTGGCATTGGTGGTGCAGTAGTCGCTTACTTTTTGACTAGTAATTTGGCACTAATTCAAGGTCTATTTGGTTAA
- the gmk gene encoding guanylate kinase: protein MMPVLPIQNSATTEECLHLGRLIVLTGPSGVGKGTLMRSLLERHPELYYSVSVTTRSPRPGEIDSKSYYFISRSKFEQLVAEGEFLEWAEFAGNYYGTPREAVLNQINSGKLVVLEIELEGARQIRASFPSGFSIFILPPSFDELEKRIRSRAQDSEEAIARRLLRAQEEIQAAGEFDIQIVNDDFETALNDIEAVLFK, encoded by the coding sequence ATGATGCCAGTTTTACCCATCCAGAATAGTGCTACTACCGAAGAGTGCTTACATTTAGGCAGGTTAATTGTTTTAACTGGCCCCAGTGGGGTTGGTAAAGGCACTTTAATGCGATCGCTCCTAGAACGTCATCCAGAACTCTATTATTCTGTGTCCGTGACGACTCGTTCTCCCCGTCCAGGAGAAATCGATAGCAAAAGTTATTACTTTATCAGCCGCAGCAAGTTTGAACAACTAGTTGCGGAAGGTGAATTTTTAGAATGGGCAGAATTTGCTGGTAACTATTACGGCACTCCCCGTGAAGCTGTACTTAACCAAATTAATTCTGGTAAGTTGGTAGTGCTAGAAATTGAACTAGAAGGAGCAAGACAAATTCGTGCTTCCTTCCCCAGTGGCTTCAGCATTTTTATATTACCGCCTTCCTTCGATGAATTAGAAAAACGGATACGCTCTCGTGCCCAAGACTCTGAAGAAGCGATCGCCCGTCGTCTACTCCGCGCCCAAGAAGAAATTCAAGCCGCAGGTGAGTTTGATATTCAAATCGTTAATGACGATTTTGAGACTGCTTTAAATGATATTGAAGCGGTTTTGTTTAAATAA
- the remA gene encoding extracellular matrix/biofilm regulator RemA, with protein sequence MDIQLINIGFGNIVSANKVVAIVSPESAPIKRIITEARDKNQLIDATYGRRTRAVIITDSNHVILSAIQPETVANRFVISRDHQTVDN encoded by the coding sequence ATGGACATTCAATTAATCAACATCGGCTTTGGTAACATCGTGTCTGCCAACAAAGTAGTTGCCATTGTCAGTCCAGAGTCGGCCCCAATTAAGCGGATTATTACCGAAGCACGGGACAAAAATCAACTGATTGATGCAACTTACGGTCGTCGGACTAGAGCTGTAATTATCACTGATTCCAACCACGTAATACTGTCAGCGATTCAGCCAGAAACGGTAGCAAATCGCTTTGTAATTTCCCGCGATCATCAAACTGTAGATAATTGA